AAATAGATTAAAGTCGTTTACATACACCGAGCCGGTGAAAGCTTTCACTGTTGTAAAAATATCGGCAACTGATACTCCCATAAGTTTAGCCATATCCCTATCAACATCAATATATAGTTGAGGAATTTCATTTTGAATAGAAGAACTTACTCTTGAAAGTTCTTTTTGCTTAGATGCATAGAAAAGAATTGTATCAGTCGCACTCTTTAACTCATCGTAAGTTGTATTTCCTTTTGCTTCAATAATCATCTCAAATCCACCAGAAGAGCCAATACCAGGAATAGCAGGAGGAGAACTTATTAGAACAATGGCTTCGGGATATTTATTTAGGTGATTTCTGACACTATCCATAAAAACAGATAAGTTCTTGTTCTCTCTCTCCCCCCATTGTTTCATTACCACAGTCAGTTGGCTTCTCGATTGGTTAGTCCCATGTCTTGGGCTTGAACCAGTAACATTCATAACGTGGAGAACATCAGGCAAAGAATTTAAATATTCAATAGCTCTGTCGGTAACAACTCTTGTTCGCTCAAGCGAAGCACCTTCTGGCAGCTCAAGTTCAACGGTAAAATAACCTTGATCCTCTTGAGGAATGAAACTTTGAGGAACAAACATCATCATAATTATTATAATTACAATGGAGATACCAAAGAATATAAAAACTCTTTTAGAATTATTTAGCCATTTGTTTATAATATTCTTATACCAACGATTACCACTATCCAGGGCATTATTAATAGCCCTGAAAACTTTGTTCTTTTTTTGCGGATTATCAATATCCTCCTTTTTTAGAACCATTGCACACATAGCGGGGCTTAAGGTAAGGGCAACAATTGTTGATATAATAACCGAAACGGCAATGGTAATAGTAAATTGTCTATATAGAATACCTGATATACCGGGTAAAAAACTAACAGGAATAAATACGGCACATAAAACCAAAGAGGTTGCTATTAAAGCCCCACCTAAATTTTTCATAGCCTTTTTTGTTGCTTCGTATGGCGAAAGATTCTCCTCCCTAATATGTCTATCAACATTCTCAACAACAACAATAGCATCATCAACAACAATACCGATAGACAAAACAAGTCCAAGCAAAGTTAATGTGTTAAGAGTAAAATCAAATATGAGCATAACTCCAAAAGTTCCTATTAAAGAGATTGGAACAGCAACAGCAGGAATTAATGTAGAGCGCCAATTTTGAAGAGATAAGAATACAACCAAAATCACTAACAGAAGAGCTTCAAATAGAGTTTTATAAACCTCTCTGATTGATTGGCTGATGTACTCAGTCATATCAAAAGGAATGTCATAAGTAATACCTTCGGGGAAACTTTTGCTTATCTCCTCCATCTTCTCTTTTACTCTTTTTGATACCTCCATAGCATTCATACCAGGTAGCATCTTTATCTCCAATACAGCAGCATTCTCTCCGTTGATACCGCTTTCGGTGTTATACGATTGAGCCTCCAAATCAATTTTGGCAACATCTCTCAATCTCAATATTGAGCCATCTTTATTTGTTTTTATAACAATGTTCTCAAATTCGTTTACTGTTGATAAGCGACCTTGTGCAACAATAGGAATTGTAATATCATTACCTACTATGGGTTGTTGTCCTAACACTCCGGCGGCAGACTCTCTGTTCTGTTCTTTAATAGCCTTTTGAATATCTTGAACCGTTAAGCCAAGTGCTGCCAAATTTGCTGGTCTCACCTTTATTTGCATAGCGTAGTATCTGCTACCAATATTTGAAACCTGACCTACACCATTAACACGTCTTAGTTGGTCTAAAACATTTAATGTGGCATAATTGCTCAAATATATCTCATCAAAATTTGGATTGGTTGATTTTAGAGTTATGGTCATCAACTTGCTCGAAGCCTGTTTTTCAATAGAAATACCATTTTGAATAACCTCAAGAGGTAATCTGGCTTCAGCTCCTTTAACTCTATTTTGTACCTCAACAGCCGCTAAGTCGGCATTGCTGTCAATATTAAAAGTAAGAGTAGCAGAGAAAGTACCGGTATTTGTACTTTGCGACTCCATATATATCATGCCGGGAGTACCATTTAAGGTTTGCTCAATAGGGGTAGCAACGGCTTGGGATACAGTTTCGGCACTTGCTCCGGGATATGATGCCGACACCTTAACAACAGGAGGAACAATTTGAGGATATTGGTCAACAGGAAGCATCCATAAGCCAATAACACCAATTATCAAAATCAGAATTGATATGACCATCGAAAAAATCGGACGGTCAATAAAAAAATCACTTTTCATTGTTGTCCGATTTAATCAAATTAACACGCATTCCGTGACTTAGTTTATGATACCCCTCAACAATAATCATCTCATTGCCGCCCAATCCTCTACTTACAACAACTCTGTTTTTTACTTCTGGTCCTAACTCAATAAAGCGTTTTTCCACAATAGAGTCTTTTCTTGCAACAAAAACGTAAGCAGCACCCTTTTCAATAATTAAAGCCTTTGTTGGAACAACCACAGCATTTTCATGTACGTCCATAAGAAGTTTGACCTTTGTTAACTGACCGGGCAAAAGTATATGGTCTGGATTAGGCATTTGTGCTCTTACTGAAAAAGTACCGGTGTTGGGGTCAACTTGAGGATCTGCAAAATCAACAAGACCATGTATTGGATACTCTGTATCATCGGCTAAGGTAATAGTAATATATGGATTCCAGTTTCGTTCTTCAATAGTTTTACCGAGATTAACATTTCGTTCCTTGCTTTTTAAGTAATCCAATCCGGTCATACTGAAATTTACTTCAACAGTATCACTGTTAACCATTGTAGCAAGTAGTGATTTTCCGCCTGGCCCCACTAATGTGCCAATATCAGCAGAGCTTTCGCTAATGTATCCCGAAATTGGAGAACGAACTTCAGTGTAACTTAACGCAATCTCTGCTTGAGTCAAGTCTGCTTTACTCATAATAACTTCAGCCTTTGCCGCCTCATATGCGGCAATAGCATTATCTAAATCCAACTGACTGGCAGCATTTTGCTCATAAAGAGGCTTAATACGTTTATAATCCTGCTCTGCTTTTAGTTCAAGTGCTTGGTTTTTGTTTAGTTGGGCTTTAGCCTTTTCAACTTTAGCACTATATACTTGTGGGTCAATAGCAAAAAGAATATCATTCTTCTTAACATAACCACCCTCTTCAAAAAACATCTTTTCTAAATAACCCTCAACCCTTGCTCTAATCTCTACATGTTGTTTAGCCTTAATTTTACCGGCATATTCAACGTAAATCTCAACATTTTCCTTGCTTACAGGTTCCGCTAAAACAGTGGGATATTGAGGAGGTAATGGCTTGGGCCAATATATCCAAACAAAAACTCCTATAAGAATTATAAGAATACCAATAAGAATATAAATATATTTACGAGGTGTATTTTTTAGTTTATAAAATATATCTTTAAAAAATTTCAAGCATTTTGAAATCTTACCGGTAGGAATATCTATTTGCATATTAAATCTATTAATTATATGGAAACTATTTTATACTAAGCAAAAGTATAATTTATAGAGCAAATTCTTTTTATGGCAAATGTTAATTTTAACAAAAAACCTATCTGATAACTAAAATTTAATATTGTATATAAAAAAAATCGCCCAAATACTTTTAAGTATAGACGATTATTTTTTATAAAAAAAGAATATTTACCACTTGTTAAACAAACTTGCAAAATTCATTAAATGAGTACCCTCTAAGTAACTCTTCTACTGTTAAACGTTTCTTTCCCGGAAGTTGAAGAGATGAAATTCTTAATGCACCATCACCGCAATATACCTCAATGAAATGTTTGCCATCTGTTTTGATGGTACCGGCATCTCCGCAACCGGTAGTAATATCAACACTGAAAATCTTAACAGCCAAAGGCTCTTCTCCATTGCCCAAATCCAACGCACCCCAAGCGGTAGGATAGGGCGAAAGTCCTCTAACTTTATTGCGAATCTTTTCAGCACTCTCGCTCCAATCAATTTTACAATCGTTCTTGAAAATCTTAGGAGCAGCCTTCAGCTCAATATCCATAGGTTGCTCTTTTGTAGTAATGTTACCCTCTGCAATAGCATCAACGGTTTTACAAACCATATCAGCCCCAACATACATAAGGTTGTCGTGTAGAGTTCCTGCGCAATCGTCATCACCAATAGCAACACTCTCTTGCATAATAATATTGCCAGTATCAATCTCATGAGTTAGAAAGAAAGTTGTAACACCACTCTCTTTATCTCCATTCATAATAGCCCAGTTAATAGGAGCAGCACCTCTATATTGAGGAAGTAATGATGCGTGTAGATTAAAAGTACCCATAGGTGGCATATTCCAAACGCTCTCGGGTAACATTCTGAAAGCAACTACAATTTGCAAATCGGCATTAAGGGATGCAAGTTCTGCAAGGAACCCTTCATCTTTAAGCCTTTCGGGTTGCATAATGTAAAGACCTTTACTCAAGGCATACTCTTTAACGGCAGAGTATTTAATCTTTTGTCCTCTTCCGGCAGGTTTGTCAGGCATAGTAACAACACCCACAACATTATAACCACCCTCAACAAGTTTTTTCAGACTCTCCACAGCAAAATCGGGAGTGCCCATATAAACAATTCTTATATCTTTACTATTCATTGTCTTAAACTAAAATCCTTTTTTAATAAAATAATCTTTAATCCTCCGAGTAGTGAACAAGCACCCTTCGGTATGAGTTGAATATCTTTGATTTAGAAACAAATCCAATATACTTGCCATTCTCTACAACAGGTAGGTTCCATGCATTGGTCTCGTCAAAAATTCGCATCACTTGTTCCATTGGCAGGCCAAGTTCAATTTTGGCAGGGGGCGTAACCATAAATTTGCTAACATGGAAACGTTTATACAACTCGGGACGGAACATAATATTTCTAATATCATCCAATACCACCATACCCAAGAAGTTGTTCTCTTTATCAATAACAGGGAATATATTTCTATTTGATTTTGATATAATTTGTACCATCTCACCCAAATCCATTTCGGGCCTAACGGTGAGTAGATCAGTCTCAATAACGCTATTCATTTTAAGTAGAGTAAGCACCGCTTTATCTTTGTGATGAGTAATAAGTTCGCCACGTTTAGCAAGACGGTGAGTATATATACTGTGGCTGCTGAAAATCCTAACCGTTCCGTACGAAGATAGCGATGCAATCATCAATGGAAGAAAAAGGTCATATCCACCCGTCAATTCAGCAGTTAAGAAGAGAGCCATTAGTGGGGCGTGCATAACACCGGCCATAACAGCAGTCATACCCATCAAAGCAAAGTTCTTTTGCGAAAGAGGGTCGGGCATCTCAATAAAGTGGTTAAATATGAATGCAAAAATGAAACCGCACATACAACCCACATACAAACTTGGGGCAAAGGTTCCACCCACACCCCCTGCTCCGTTAGTAGCGGCCGTAGCAAACGATTTAAACATTATGATAAGAGCAATCATAAGGGTTAAAATCCAGAAACTATCTCTACCCTCATAAAAGATACTCTCCTCAGTAATAGCCTGAGCATTACCGCTTATAATCTGTTCAATGGAGTCATAACCCTCACCATAAAGAGGTGGTAAGAAAAATATGGCAGTACTCAAAATTATGGAACCAACAGCAAACTTAAGCCAAGGCTTACTATTGAGTTTTCCAAACATCTTCTCCATAACCAAGATTGTGCGAGTAAAATATAGCGAAATAAAACCGCAGAATATACCCAGCATTAATACAATCGGAAATCTTTGAGCCTTCCATATCTCGGTATGGTCAAACCTAAACTCAGGCATAGGACCATCAAAAATATATATAACAGTAGCGGCGGTAGCAGCCGAAATCATAAGAGGCATAACCGATGCCGTAGTAAGCTCAAACATCAACACCTCAATGGTGAAAAGAAGTCCTGCAATAGGAGCCTTAAATATGGCGGCAATACCAGCAGCTGCACCGCAACAAACAAGTAACATAAGTTGTCGAGCATCAAGGCGGAACATCCTGCCGATATTAGAACCAATTGCAGCACCAGTATAAACCATAGGAGCCTCGGCTCCTACTGAGCCACCAAAGCCAATTGTAATAGAACTTGCAATGAGCGAACTATAAGTGTTATGTGGTTTTAATCTGCTTTTGCGTTGAGCAATAGCATGAAGCACACGGGTAACACCATGGCTGATATTATCCTTAACAATATACTTGACAAACATCCACGATAACAGAATACCTATCGAGGGGTAAACCAAAAACAGGTAGTTGGCTCCATCAATAGAGAAGTGCTCGGTAAGAGCATCTTGTATAAAATGGATAATATATTTCAATAACATAGCAGCACCTGCTGCCCCAATACCAATAACGAGGCTTAAAATGAGAATCAAATTCTTTTCGGTAATATGCTTCTCTCTCCAGATGGCAAGTTTTAAAGTAAAGTTCTCTAATTTGCTAATCATAAAAATTACATTCCGCGACCAGTAAAAACAATTTTTACTGTATAAAATAAAATCTTAATATCAATCAAAAGAGACATATTCTCCAAATAGATAATGTCAAATTTCAATCGATTAATCATCTCGTCAATATTACGGGCGTACCCATAATTAACCATACCCCACGATGTGATACCGGGCCTAACTCTGTGTAACAGGCTGTAATATGGAGCACGTTCAATAATCTTGTCAACAAAATATTTTCTTTCGGGGCGAGGACCAACCAACGACATATCCCCTTTAATTACATTCCAAAACTGAGGAAGTTCGTCAATGCGGTATTTCCTTAACCAGTGACCAAACTTTGTAATCCTCTTGTCATCGGGGCTCGAAAGCATAGGAGTCTCCTTTTCGGCATTCTCTATCATTGAACGGAATTTATACATAGTAAACTCTTTGCGTTTAAAGCCTACGCGCTTTTGTTTGTAGATTATATCACCCTTTGATGAAAGTTTTACCCTTATTGCAACGTATAACATAAGAGGAGAAAGAATGATAAGAGCAATAGAAGAGAGAATAATATCACAAAAACGTTTAATATTCTCTTCGGCATCCGACAAAGATAGAACACTCACATCAACAAATGGTGCACCATAAATATCAGACAATCTAATCCTTGAAGTAAGAATCTCATACTCCCTTGCCTCTAACATAATAGGTAAATCATAT
This DNA window, taken from Bacteroidales bacterium, encodes the following:
- the fmt gene encoding methionyl-tRNA formyltransferase, which codes for MNSKDIRIVYMGTPDFAVESLKKLVEGGYNVVGVVTMPDKPAGRGQKIKYSAVKEYALSKGLYIMQPERLKDEGFLAELASLNADLQIVVAFRMLPESVWNMPPMGTFNLHASLLPQYRGAAPINWAIMNGDKESGVTTFFLTHEIDTGNIIMQESVAIGDDDCAGTLHDNLMYVGADMVCKTVDAIAEGNITTKEQPMDIELKAAPKIFKNDCKIDWSESAEKIRNKVRGLSPYPTAWGALDLGNGEEPLAVKIFSVDITTGCGDAGTIKTDGKHFIEVYCGDGALRISSLQLPGKKRLTVEELLRGYSFNEFCKFV
- a CDS encoding chloride channel protein produces the protein MISKLENFTLKLAIWREKHITEKNLILILSLVIGIGAAGAAMLLKYIIHFIQDALTEHFSIDGANYLFLVYPSIGILLSWMFVKYIVKDNISHGVTRVLHAIAQRKSRLKPHNTYSSLIASSITIGFGGSVGAEAPMVYTGAAIGSNIGRMFRLDARQLMLLVCCGAAAGIAAIFKAPIAGLLFTIEVLMFELTTASVMPLMISAATAATVIYIFDGPMPEFRFDHTEIWKAQRFPIVLMLGIFCGFISLYFTRTILVMEKMFGKLNSKPWLKFAVGSIILSTAIFFLPPLYGEGYDSIEQIISGNAQAITEESIFYEGRDSFWILTLMIALIIMFKSFATAATNGAGGVGGTFAPSLYVGCMCGFIFAFIFNHFIEMPDPLSQKNFALMGMTAVMAGVMHAPLMALFLTAELTGGYDLFLPLMIASLSSYGTVRIFSSHSIYTHRLAKRGELITHHKDKAVLTLLKMNSVIETDLLTVRPEMDLGEMVQIISKSNRNIFPVIDKENNFLGMVVLDDIRNIMFRPELYKRFHVSKFMVTPPAKIELGLPMEQVMRIFDETNAWNLPVVENGKYIGFVSKSKIFNSYRRVLVHYSED
- a CDS encoding multidrug efflux RND transporter permease subunit is translated as MKSDFFIDRPIFSMVISILILIIGVIGLWMLPVDQYPQIVPPVVKVSASYPGASAETVSQAVATPIEQTLNGTPGMIYMESQSTNTGTFSATLTFNIDSNADLAAVEVQNRVKGAEARLPLEVIQNGISIEKQASSKLMTITLKSTNPNFDEIYLSNYATLNVLDQLRRVNGVGQVSNIGSRYYAMQIKVRPANLAALGLTVQDIQKAIKEQNRESAAGVLGQQPIVGNDITIPIVAQGRLSTVNEFENIVIKTNKDGSILRLRDVAKIDLEAQSYNTESGINGENAAVLEIKMLPGMNAMEVSKRVKEKMEEISKSFPEGITYDIPFDMTEYISQSIREVYKTLFEALLLVILVVFLSLQNWRSTLIPAVAVPISLIGTFGVMLIFDFTLNTLTLLGLVLSIGIVVDDAIVVVENVDRHIREENLSPYEATKKAMKNLGGALIATSLVLCAVFIPVSFLPGISGILYRQFTITIAVSVIISTIVALTLSPAMCAMVLKKEDIDNPQKKNKVFRAINNALDSGNRWYKNIINKWLNNSKRVFIFFGISIVIIIIMMMFVPQSFIPQEDQGYFTVELELPEGASLERTRVVTDRAIEYLNSLPDVLHVMNVTGSSPRHGTNQSRSQLTVVMKQWGERENKNLSVFMDSVRNHLNKYPEAIVLISSPPAIPGIGSSGGFEMIIEAKGNTTYDELKSATDTILFYASKQKELSRVSSSIQNEIPQLYIDVDRDMAKLMGVSVADIFTTVKAFTGSVYVNDFNLFNRVYRVYLQADAPFRANQSNMNLYFVRGNGGEMIPVTSLGSSSYTTGHGTIKRFNMYYAASITGEAAPGYSSGQAMASLEKIVRDKVNKNIGIEWSGLSYQEKEQSGQTGYVLLLALLFVFLFLAALYESWTVPIAVLLSLPIACVGAFFGIAIFGLENNIYFQIGLVMLIGLAAKNAILIVEFAKEQVDKGIGIVDAAINASVKRFKPIIMTSLTFVLGMIPLVLATGPGSASRQSIGVGVFFGMIIAMSIGIVLVPFFFVWIYKVKDYLKNKKFRQCRR
- a CDS encoding efflux RND transporter periplasmic adaptor subunit codes for the protein MQIDIPTGKISKCLKFFKDIFYKLKNTPRKYIYILIGILIILIGVFVWIYWPKPLPPQYPTVLAEPVSKENVEIYVEYAGKIKAKQHVEIRARVEGYLEKMFFEEGGYVKKNDILFAIDPQVYSAKVEKAKAQLNKNQALELKAEQDYKRIKPLYEQNAASQLDLDNAIAAYEAAKAEVIMSKADLTQAEIALSYTEVRSPISGYISESSADIGTLVGPGGKSLLATMVNSDTVEVNFSMTGLDYLKSKERNVNLGKTIEERNWNPYITITLADDTEYPIHGLVDFADPQVDPNTGTFSVRAQMPNPDHILLPGQLTKVKLLMDVHENAVVVPTKALIIEKGAAYVFVARKDSIVEKRFIELGPEVKNRVVVSRGLGGNEMIIVEGYHKLSHGMRVNLIKSDNNEK